Proteins encoded within one genomic window of Granulicella pectinivorans:
- a CDS encoding SIS domain-containing protein — MSVMQTSHPYPHWMLREIHEQPATLTATLARYVADGRFREDTCGPLRAWLKDAGSEIVICASGSSRHAGMVAEILIEDASGIAVDVEYASEYTYRAERAVKNAAVMVVSQSGETADTLAALRRAVGAGHPTLAMTNVDGSTMAREATASFPTEAGRERAIPATKSFTAQLLNVYLLSLLAAEAKGTELPTVGLEELAKVPGLIAEQLAGWEESVREVAARYKEATSFLFLGRGVHYPVAREGALKLKESAYLHAEGYPSGELKHGPNALVSEGIPLVMLATVDRQDAGSIERYEKVVALMEDMRKQGADILAICNTADAVVARLATNVIEVKETREGLLPICEVVPLQLLSYFMAINNGIDVDHPRNLVKAVVAE, encoded by the coding sequence ATGTCCGTGATGCAGACATCGCACCCTTACCCGCACTGGATGTTGCGGGAGATCCATGAACAGCCCGCGACCCTGACTGCTACGCTGGCCCGGTATGTTGCCGACGGAAGGTTTCGCGAGGACACCTGCGGGCCTCTGCGGGCCTGGCTGAAGGATGCGGGCAGCGAGATCGTGATCTGCGCGAGCGGATCGAGCCGGCACGCCGGGATGGTTGCCGAGATCCTGATTGAAGACGCGAGCGGGATCGCCGTGGACGTCGAGTACGCGAGCGAGTACACGTACCGGGCCGAGCGCGCGGTGAAGAATGCTGCGGTGATGGTGGTGTCGCAGTCGGGCGAGACGGCGGATACGCTGGCGGCGCTGCGTCGCGCGGTGGGAGCCGGCCATCCTACGCTGGCGATGACCAATGTGGATGGGTCGACGATGGCTCGGGAGGCTACGGCTTCGTTTCCGACCGAGGCCGGTCGCGAGAGGGCGATTCCGGCGACCAAGAGCTTTACGGCCCAGTTGTTGAATGTGTATCTACTTTCGCTGCTGGCGGCCGAGGCCAAGGGTACGGAGCTGCCTACGGTCGGGCTCGAGGAGCTGGCCAAGGTCCCGGGGTTGATTGCGGAGCAGCTTGCGGGCTGGGAAGAGAGTGTCCGCGAGGTTGCGGCACGGTACAAGGAGGCTACGAGCTTCCTGTTCCTGGGACGTGGCGTTCACTATCCGGTGGCGCGTGAGGGGGCTCTGAAGCTGAAGGAGTCGGCTTACCTGCATGCGGAGGGGTATCCGAGCGGCGAGCTGAAGCATGGACCGAATGCGCTGGTGAGCGAGGGGATTCCGCTGGTGATGCTGGCTACGGTGGATCGGCAGGATGCGGGTTCCATCGAGCGCTATGAGAAGGTCGTAGCCCTGATGGAGGATATGCGGAAGCAGGGTGCGGATATTCTTGCGATCTGCAACACGGCCGATGCGGTGGTGGCTAGACTGGCGACCAACGTGATTGAGGTGAAGGAGACGCGCGAAGGGCTACTGCCCATCTGCGAAGTGGTGCCGCTCCAGTTGCTGTCTTACTTCATGGCGATCAATAACGGGATCGATGTCGATCATCCACGCAACCTGGTGAAGGCCGTGGTAGCCGAGTAA
- a CDS encoding DUF3761 domain-containing protein has protein sequence MNTLFAIVLLGGLIGQDRPKEATGLCKDGTYTTSAVKTAACHGHKGIHTWYADAPALTPFDSGRSGIAEERAKLLAQPPAAGGGPGLVWLNGTGKVYHCPASSFYGKTKTGSYVTEADAKARGAHPARNKPCV, from the coding sequence ATGAACACCTTGTTTGCGATCGTTTTGCTGGGCGGGCTGATAGGTCAGGATCGCCCGAAAGAAGCTACAGGCCTTTGTAAAGACGGGACTTACACCACATCCGCCGTGAAGACAGCGGCGTGTCACGGGCATAAGGGGATCCACACCTGGTATGCGGATGCTCCAGCCTTAACTCCCTTCGATTCAGGGCGATCTGGCATTGCGGAGGAACGGGCAAAACTGCTTGCGCAGCCACCCGCTGCCGGCGGCGGTCCGGGGCTGGTGTGGCTGAATGGGACGGGCAAGGTGTATCACTGTCCGGCGTCGTCTTTTTATGGAAAGACGAAGACAGGGTCGTACGTAACCGAGGCCGATGCGAAGGCGAGAGGGGCTCATCCGGCGCGCAACAAGCCTTGTGTTTAG
- a CDS encoding c-type cytochrome produces the protein MDRRLNGVWGGMCALLCGLGLSTAAYGQALPDGTGKAEFVHNCTACHRADMVTAAKKTPEEWKKSVFEMASRGADGTPEDLNKVVVYLVAHYAKDGSGQAAATPAAGHDALSSAELNTVNGLIADNGCVICHRIEKQGGYIGPELNGVGARRTAVQIREAIVHPHPTLARENRLATITTVDGKTTMGRMVSEDEHTVRVIDTSGTTVSYSKPELRSLTVVDTNPMQSYEKRIAPEDLPVLVRYLSSLPAVEESSKK, from the coding sequence ATGGACCGGAGATTGAACGGAGTGTGGGGCGGGATGTGCGCTTTGCTGTGCGGGCTTGGGCTTTCGACGGCAGCCTATGGGCAGGCTCTGCCGGATGGGACCGGCAAGGCGGAGTTCGTCCACAACTGCACGGCGTGCCACCGCGCGGATATGGTGACTGCCGCGAAGAAGACTCCGGAGGAGTGGAAGAAGAGCGTCTTTGAGATGGCGTCTCGCGGTGCGGACGGAACACCGGAGGATCTGAACAAGGTCGTGGTGTATCTGGTGGCGCACTATGCCAAGGATGGGTCTGGACAGGCTGCTGCGACGCCAGCCGCTGGACACGATGCGCTGAGTTCCGCAGAGCTGAATACGGTGAATGGGCTGATTGCCGACAATGGCTGCGTGATCTGCCATCGCATTGAAAAGCAGGGTGGCTATATCGGGCCGGAGTTGAATGGGGTGGGAGCGCGACGCACGGCGGTTCAGATCCGGGAGGCGATCGTGCATCCGCATCCGACGCTTGCTCGGGAGAACAGGCTGGCGACGATCACCACGGTCGATGGCAAGACGACGATGGGTCGTATGGTGAGCGAAGACGAGCACACCGTGCGCGTGATCGACACGTCGGGAACGACTGTCAGTTACTCCAAGCCGGAGCTGCGTTCGTTGACGGTGGTCGACACAAACCCGATGCAGTCGTATGAGAAGAGGATTGCTCCGGAGGATCTGCCTGTGCTGGTGCGCTACCTCAGTTCCCTTCCCGCTGTGGAGGAAAGCTCCAAGAAGTGA
- a CDS encoding VOC family protein — protein MASVTGFGGAFVRAKDPKALYAWYEQHLGLVLTDGYFAFPAAGQRAPIIFSFFGQGDAYFPTAQKAMINLQVDDLDGVLDRLIAAGVTVDPQRTSYDFGKFGWFTDPEDNRVELWQPIDAE, from the coding sequence ATGGCTTCAGTTACTGGCTTTGGTGGTGCGTTTGTCAGGGCGAAGGATCCGAAGGCGCTGTATGCGTGGTACGAGCAGCATCTCGGTCTCGTGCTGACCGATGGATACTTTGCGTTTCCCGCAGCGGGGCAGCGCGCGCCGATCATCTTCTCCTTCTTCGGCCAGGGCGATGCGTACTTTCCTACGGCACAGAAGGCGATGATCAACCTGCAGGTGGATGACCTGGATGGCGTGCTGGACAGGCTGATCGCAGCGGGCGTCACGGTCGACCCGCAACGCACGAGCTACGATTTTGGGAAGTTTGGCTGGTTCACCGATCCGGAAGACAATCGCGTGGAGCTATGGCAGCCCATCGACGCGGAGTAA
- a CDS encoding TIGR03435 family protein — MFRMVQRPIGLLATSLVFLSGPFLHAQAPILDEPGYKPTLTFDVATIRLAPPPGPNFHVSVSSPAHSSRFEATNLPMKTLLQIAYGFDAPIAGAPDWVANTFYDIQARSDEAADARLAKLPENEVRLEKRNAIRVLLAERMDLKTHLETRNSAIYNLVIFKGGVKMQPVPTPPPPADGEPSPPPPPSNVQTHGSQHGLEFVGTSAPLRAITAALSAMVEAPVVDKTGLTGTYNYTLQFGREWSARDPESWPSIFTAVQEQLGLKLEAVHEDVPNLIVDTITKPTEN; from the coding sequence ATGTTCCGCATGGTTCAGCGCCCTATCGGTTTGCTCGCGACCTCGCTCGTCTTCCTGTCGGGCCCGTTCCTGCACGCGCAGGCTCCCATCCTGGACGAACCCGGCTACAAGCCCACGCTCACCTTCGATGTGGCCACGATCCGCCTTGCTCCGCCGCCCGGCCCCAACTTCCACGTCTCCGTCTCCAGTCCGGCACACTCCAGCCGCTTCGAAGCCACGAACCTTCCGATGAAGACCCTTCTCCAGATCGCCTACGGCTTCGACGCTCCGATCGCCGGCGCTCCGGACTGGGTCGCGAATACCTTCTACGACATCCAGGCCCGTTCCGACGAAGCCGCTGACGCCCGACTCGCCAAGCTCCCCGAAAACGAGGTCCGTCTCGAGAAGCGGAACGCCATCCGCGTCCTCCTGGCTGAGCGTATGGACCTCAAGACGCATCTCGAAACCCGCAACAGCGCGATTTACAACCTGGTCATCTTCAAAGGCGGTGTCAAGATGCAGCCGGTGCCCACGCCCCCTCCGCCAGCCGATGGAGAGCCGTCGCCACCCCCTCCGCCCTCCAACGTCCAGACGCATGGATCGCAGCATGGCCTCGAGTTCGTCGGAACGAGCGCCCCCCTGCGTGCCATCACCGCAGCCCTCAGCGCGATGGTCGAAGCACCCGTCGTGGACAAGACCGGCCTCACCGGCACCTACAACTACACCCTCCAGTTCGGCCGCGAGTGGTCCGCACGCGATCCGGAGAGCTGGCCTTCCATCTTCACCGCGGTGCAGGAGCAGCTCGGCCTCAAGCTCGAAGCAGTTCATGAGGACGTGCCCAACCTCATCGTCGACACCATCACCAAGCCGACCGAAAACTAG
- a CDS encoding sensor histidine kinase, with product MNFNRRRGAIAFFITLGVFLTGLTITLNVGWIVLHKSQVAYLVVGIILFAVLVAGVVLNTVFLIREIRRNERQDNFLNAVTHELKTPIASIRLYLETLQRRKVPAEQQKEFYGIMLSDTERLLATVEQVLKAGELGQRQRQQNRAVLEVEPLVADCVAITLQRNHLPHDAIILEPTSGAVRLYVQGIAEDLRTAIRNLLDNAVKYSPDGVHVRVSLSITRYTWMSLKVTDTGVGLESKQLKRIFTRFYRVPGRSLNKIKGTGLGLFLVKTIAKQHGGNVTAQSPGPGLGTTMTLKLPLANPSGAPASTLYTGIGDEK from the coding sequence ATGAACTTCAACCGACGACGCGGTGCGATCGCTTTTTTCATCACGCTGGGTGTCTTCCTCACCGGCCTGACGATCACCTTGAACGTCGGATGGATCGTCCTGCACAAGAGCCAGGTCGCCTACCTCGTCGTCGGCATCATCCTCTTTGCCGTCCTCGTCGCTGGCGTCGTCCTGAATACGGTATTTCTTATCAGAGAGATACGCCGCAACGAACGCCAGGACAACTTCCTCAACGCCGTCACCCACGAGCTCAAAACCCCCATCGCCTCCATCCGCCTCTACCTCGAAACCCTCCAGCGCCGCAAGGTTCCAGCCGAGCAGCAAAAGGAGTTTTACGGCATCATGCTCTCCGACACCGAGCGCCTCCTAGCCACGGTAGAGCAGGTCCTCAAGGCCGGCGAACTAGGCCAGCGGCAGCGCCAGCAGAACCGGGCCGTCCTCGAAGTCGAGCCGCTGGTCGCCGATTGTGTCGCTATCACACTGCAAAGAAACCACTTGCCCCACGACGCCATCATCCTCGAACCAACCTCCGGAGCCGTCCGGCTCTACGTCCAGGGCATCGCGGAAGACCTCCGTACCGCCATCCGCAACCTCCTCGACAACGCCGTCAAATACTCCCCCGACGGCGTGCACGTCCGCGTCTCCCTCTCCATCACCCGTTACACCTGGATGTCGCTCAAGGTGACCGACACGGGGGTCGGTCTCGAGTCGAAACAGCTAAAGCGCATCTTTACAAGGTTTTACCGCGTCCCAGGACGCTCGCTCAACAAGATCAAAGGCACCGGTCTGGGCCTCTTCCTGGTCAAGACGATCGCCAAACAGCACGGCGGAAACGTCACAGCCCAAAGCCCCGGCCCAGGCCTCGGAACGACCATGACACTCAAGCTCCCCCTCGCCAACCCCAGCGGCGCTCCGGCCAGCACCCTCTACACGGGGATTGGCGACGAGAAGTAA
- a CDS encoding fatty acid desaturase, with amino-acid sequence MAGVNVAQEVAKKVKQDLRMGREHQQGRVNWITTIAMGLFHVGAIAALFCFSWKNLAAFFIMYFFAINVGIGMAYHRLLTHRGYKVPKWLEYFVTACGCLALEGGPIFWVATHRVHHQNSDHEGDPHTPQDGTWWAHAGWILSGRAMHSETALLGRYAPDLTRDKGHVWLSKYHYLPLVVTGLAQIAIGWALTGHFLGGITMMLWGTFLRVVVGLHATWFVNSATHLYGSRRFETRDDSRNNWWVAILTGGEGWHNNHHAHPVSARHGLAWYEFDINYYGIWLMEKMGLAKKVQVAKFDPADPKPAGAN; translated from the coding sequence ATGGCCGGCGTCAACGTCGCCCAGGAGGTTGCCAAGAAGGTGAAGCAGGACCTGCGCATGGGCCGTGAGCACCAGCAGGGACGCGTCAACTGGATCACGACGATCGCGATGGGCTTGTTCCATGTCGGTGCCATCGCTGCTCTCTTCTGCTTCTCGTGGAAGAACCTGGCCGCCTTCTTCATCATGTACTTCTTCGCGATCAATGTCGGCATCGGCATGGCCTACCACCGCCTGCTGACCCACCGCGGCTACAAGGTTCCGAAGTGGCTTGAGTATTTTGTAACGGCCTGCGGCTGCCTCGCGCTTGAGGGTGGACCGATCTTCTGGGTGGCCACGCATCGCGTGCATCACCAGAACTCCGACCATGAAGGCGACCCGCACACCCCGCAGGACGGTACCTGGTGGGCACACGCCGGCTGGATCCTTTCGGGCCGCGCCATGCACTCCGAGACCGCTCTGCTGGGCCGCTACGCTCCTGACCTTACCCGCGACAAGGGTCACGTCTGGCTCTCGAAGTATCACTATCTGCCGCTTGTTGTCACCGGTCTGGCGCAAATTGCCATCGGCTGGGCTCTGACCGGCCACTTCCTCGGTGGCATCACGATGATGCTGTGGGGAACGTTCCTCCGCGTTGTGGTTGGCCTGCACGCGACCTGGTTCGTCAACTCTGCGACGCATCTCTATGGTTCCAGGCGCTTTGAGACTCGCGATGACTCGCGCAACAACTGGTGGGTCGCGATCCTGACCGGAGGCGAGGGCTGGCACAACAACCACCACGCCCATCCAGTGAGCGCGCGTCACGGTCTCGCCTGGTATGAGTTCGACATCAACTACTACGGCATCTGGCTGATGGAGAAGATGGGTCTCGCGAAGAAGGTTCAGGTCGCGAAGTTCGATCCCGCCGACCCTAAGCCCGCTGGCGCCAACTAA
- a CDS encoding PQQ-dependent sugar dehydrogenase — MKHIAIAGLCLAMSASGAWAQVNVGEQKPEASLPFKMEQVTTLSLPWKIAFLPDGRMLITEKVGGLQLVTPQGAKTPITGTPAVLWRGQGGMLGVYLSPHYAKDHFVYLTYSEPGEPGGSSLALARAQLKIGTDTASLEGLQVIWRDGERGEGGQFGGVVAFAPDGKSLFLTSGDRQRMTPAQDPNQPLGKILHLTLDGKPAPGNPMAGKTGTQTVTVIDPPADTEEAKTAPTVRTYTFPGPNLTPAETWASGIRTPYGLAFAPDGRLWELEHGPRGGDELNLIEPGKNYGWPLVSYGKNYNGVAIPSPDTRPDLAKPVLYWVPVVAPGNLMFYKGTQFPQWNGSALVSGLAAKALVRLTFDGKGGAKAVERWDVGHRIRDIEVAPDGSLWMIEDAKPGALYHLTPQ; from the coding sequence ATGAAGCACATAGCGATCGCGGGGCTTTGCCTAGCCATGTCCGCGAGCGGAGCATGGGCACAGGTGAACGTAGGGGAACAGAAGCCCGAGGCCAGCCTGCCCTTCAAGATGGAGCAGGTCACGACGTTGAGCCTGCCGTGGAAGATTGCTTTTCTGCCCGATGGCCGGATGCTGATTACCGAGAAGGTAGGCGGTTTGCAGCTTGTGACCCCGCAGGGAGCGAAGACCCCGATTACGGGCACGCCAGCCGTTCTATGGCGCGGCCAGGGCGGGATGCTGGGTGTTTATCTGTCGCCGCACTATGCAAAGGACCACTTCGTGTACCTGACGTACTCCGAGCCGGGTGAGCCAGGTGGTTCGAGCCTGGCGCTGGCGCGGGCACAGTTGAAGATCGGCACGGATACGGCGAGCCTGGAGGGGCTGCAGGTGATCTGGCGCGATGGCGAGCGGGGCGAGGGCGGTCAGTTCGGCGGCGTGGTTGCGTTTGCTCCGGATGGCAAGTCGCTGTTTCTGACTTCGGGCGATCGTCAGCGCATGACGCCGGCGCAGGACCCGAACCAGCCACTGGGCAAGATTCTGCACCTGACGCTGGATGGCAAGCCGGCTCCGGGGAATCCGATGGCAGGCAAGACAGGGACGCAGACGGTGACGGTGATCGACCCGCCCGCGGATACGGAAGAGGCGAAGACGGCTCCCACGGTGAGAACGTACACGTTTCCCGGGCCGAATCTGACTCCGGCGGAGACGTGGGCTTCGGGCATTCGCACGCCGTATGGACTGGCGTTCGCGCCGGATGGCCGGTTGTGGGAGCTGGAGCATGGTCCGCGCGGCGGCGATGAGCTGAACCTGATCGAGCCGGGCAAGAACTATGGATGGCCGCTGGTCTCGTATGGCAAGAACTATAACGGGGTGGCGATTCCGAGTCCGGATACACGGCCCGACCTGGCGAAGCCTGTGCTCTATTGGGTCCCGGTGGTCGCTCCGGGCAACCTGATGTTCTACAAGGGGACGCAGTTTCCGCAGTGGAACGGCTCGGCTCTTGTGAGCGGGCTGGCCGCGAAGGCGCTCGTTCGCCTCACGTTCGATGGCAAGGGCGGCGCAAAGGCGGTGGAGCGTTGGGATGTCGGGCACAGGATCCGGGATATCGAGGTTGCGCCGGATGGCTCGCTGTGGATGATCGAGGATGCCAAGCCGGGTGCTCTGTATCATCTGACGCCGCAGTAA
- a CDS encoding sensor domain-containing phosphodiesterase, with amino-acid sequence MIDHMYQSIPAALPAEEEQRLAALSRYSIMDTPVDPLFDQLTTIGASLFHAPLCLITLIGKNRQFIESSFGAEMREASRDDSFCGHLLLETETMVVLDATTDVRFARNPHVLGESHVRFYAGAPLLSSDGYKIGTFCIFDFVARTEFADSDRKSLSRFASLTSNLLEQRIVAMELAHSQEQLRVAAEHANEILESTLDSIVLFNHDWEITFQNENANRFTDARGDVLGRNLWRAFPEALGTPFERHLRRAARERVRIDFEDFYPGSNTWFKVSIHPATNGLVVFFRDVTAAHALQSATRLKEERYRLATPSLRDGIWDWEVQTGKAFFSASWQQILGLPAVEHFGDIAHWFDRFHPKDALRRDREGAILASGHDSDFEGEYRIAHADGTWHWMRSRGNIVRNQDGAIIRMTGSMSDITEYRCVDPLTGLHTRSCLLEHLEYRLDAESPRNKTFALIKIGMHHFKHINDSFGHREGDRILVEIARRLQETLAGNSIQDGFSPSGTNRIVAPADDFTSLSVVARMRGVVFAILLGGVRDVEDVVTYANLLQVILSAPVESEGQTLSVTARIGIVMCQRDYTSAERIVEDADVAMHQAKDAESETPIVFQADMRERTQRRLELESDLRSAVTEQQLLLHYQPKVILSTGQISGFEALVRWRHPTRGMISPAEFIPNAENNGLIVEIGQWTLEEAMRQLQSWTEAGIVTSSTNMAVNLSTRQFQDRTLLEAIRRVLEERSSVAANLTLEVTESALIGNMELAKQKLDALRGLGVRLDLDDFGTGYSSLHYLHRLPFHSLKIDQSFVRSLEESEESLAIARSIIQLGASLNMCVIAEGVETAQQRDRLIGLGCRYGQGYFFSKPLPAAQMEKLLRDRQNS; translated from the coding sequence TTGATCGATCACATGTACCAGTCGATTCCAGCCGCTCTCCCCGCCGAGGAGGAGCAACGGCTCGCGGCGCTGTCCCGGTACAGCATCATGGACACCCCTGTCGATCCTCTTTTCGATCAACTCACCACCATCGGTGCCTCCCTCTTTCATGCACCGCTCTGTCTCATCACTCTGATCGGGAAGAACCGGCAGTTCATCGAGTCCAGCTTCGGGGCGGAGATGCGTGAGGCATCGCGCGACGATTCCTTCTGCGGCCATCTCCTGCTGGAAACAGAAACCATGGTGGTCCTGGACGCCACGACGGACGTTCGCTTCGCCCGCAACCCCCACGTGCTGGGGGAATCCCACGTTCGCTTCTATGCAGGAGCTCCGTTGCTGAGCAGCGATGGATACAAGATCGGTACATTCTGCATCTTCGACTTCGTCGCCCGCACCGAGTTCGCAGACAGCGACCGGAAGTCGCTCAGCCGTTTCGCGAGCCTCACCTCCAATCTGTTGGAACAACGGATCGTGGCAATGGAACTCGCCCACTCGCAGGAGCAACTCCGCGTCGCCGCGGAACATGCGAATGAGATCCTCGAAAGCACCCTGGACTCCATCGTTCTGTTCAACCACGATTGGGAGATTACCTTCCAGAACGAGAACGCGAATCGATTTACCGATGCAAGAGGAGACGTGCTGGGCAGGAACCTCTGGAGAGCGTTTCCGGAGGCTCTTGGCACACCCTTCGAACGTCACCTGCGGCGGGCCGCCCGGGAACGTGTCCGCATCGACTTTGAGGACTTTTACCCGGGATCCAACACCTGGTTCAAAGTCTCCATTCATCCCGCCACGAACGGCCTCGTCGTCTTCTTCCGCGATGTGACGGCGGCACATGCGCTGCAATCGGCAACCCGGTTGAAGGAAGAACGCTACCGCCTCGCGACGCCAAGCCTCCGGGACGGCATCTGGGATTGGGAGGTACAGACCGGAAAGGCCTTTTTCTCCGCGAGCTGGCAACAGATTCTTGGTCTCCCCGCAGTCGAACACTTCGGCGACATCGCGCATTGGTTCGATCGCTTCCATCCCAAAGATGCCCTGCGCCGGGATCGGGAGGGAGCCATCCTCGCCAGTGGCCACGACTCCGACTTCGAGGGAGAATATCGCATCGCGCACGCAGACGGCACATGGCACTGGATGCGCAGCCGAGGCAACATCGTACGCAACCAGGACGGCGCAATCATCCGCATGACGGGCTCCATGAGCGACATCACGGAATACCGCTGCGTCGATCCCCTGACCGGTCTTCACACGCGTAGCTGTTTGCTGGAACACCTCGAGTATCGGCTCGATGCGGAGAGCCCGAGAAACAAAACGTTCGCCCTCATCAAGATCGGCATGCACCACTTCAAGCACATCAACGACTCCTTCGGACATCGGGAAGGGGACAGGATCCTGGTCGAGATCGCCCGCCGATTGCAGGAGACCCTTGCCGGCAATAGCATCCAGGACGGATTCTCCCCCTCAGGCACCAATCGCATCGTGGCGCCCGCGGACGACTTCACCTCCCTCAGCGTGGTGGCACGCATGCGCGGTGTCGTGTTCGCCATTCTGCTGGGAGGCGTGCGTGACGTGGAGGATGTCGTCACCTATGCGAACCTCCTTCAGGTGATCCTCAGTGCTCCCGTAGAGTCCGAAGGACAAACCCTCTCCGTCACCGCCAGGATAGGGATCGTCATGTGTCAACGCGACTATACGAGCGCCGAACGGATCGTCGAAGATGCCGATGTCGCGATGCATCAGGCCAAGGATGCAGAGTCGGAGACGCCCATCGTCTTCCAGGCTGACATGCGCGAGCGCACGCAGCGCAGGCTGGAGTTGGAGTCGGATCTGCGCAGCGCCGTCACCGAGCAGCAGCTCCTCCTCCACTATCAACCGAAAGTCATTCTAAGCACCGGCCAGATATCGGGTTTTGAAGCCTTGGTGCGCTGGCGTCATCCCACCCGGGGCATGATCTCACCTGCTGAGTTCATTCCAAATGCCGAGAACAATGGACTGATCGTGGAGATTGGACAGTGGACTCTCGAGGAAGCGATGCGTCAGCTCCAGTCGTGGACGGAAGCGGGGATCGTCACCTCGTCCACCAACATGGCGGTCAATCTCTCCACCCGGCAGTTCCAGGATCGAACCCTCCTCGAGGCCATACGGAGAGTCCTCGAAGAACGATCGAGTGTCGCTGCCAATCTCACCCTCGAAGTCACGGAGAGCGCCCTGATCGGAAATATGGAGCTCGCCAAGCAGAAGCTGGATGCGCTGCGGGGTCTCGGTGTTCGTCTCGATCTGGATGACTTCGGAACGGGCTACTCGTCTCTCCACTATCTCCATCGACTCCCCTTCCACTCGCTCAAGATCGATCAGTCGTTCGTCCGCAGCCTCGAAGAGAGTGAAGAGAGCCTCGCCATTGCTCGCTCCATCATCCAGTTGGGTGCCTCACTCAATATGTGCGTCATCGCGGAAGGCGTGGAGACCGCGCAACAGCGGGACCGCCTGATCGGCCTCGGCTGCCGCTACGGACAGGGATACTTCTTTTCCAAACCGTTGCCCGCAGCGCAGATGGAAAAGTTGCTGCGGGACAGACAAAACTCCTGA